The following coding sequences are from one Anguilla rostrata isolate EN2019 chromosome 16, ASM1855537v3, whole genome shotgun sequence window:
- the LOC135242192 gene encoding V-set and transmembrane domain-containing protein 2B-like, whose protein sequence is MEKRGLHGVLYYLMLNAPLLFYVNATFTEVPKDVSVGEGEDIEMPCAFRAIGSTPFSLEIQWWYLKEATPRELTHELQISAPANRAKVAPRDATKISTVRVQGNAISHRLHLSNVRKVDEGVYECRVSDNNADETQEHKAQATLWVTPRDGMVAEEAVSHIQNRWPLRNSNNAAGGRSTSVPGQGKPRVPPLAGPGPVPDSTTAEASAAKSSASPCPGNAAILRQQHGAGSGVITTTDPLLYICLLILHRLLPLLVAN, encoded by the exons ATGGAAAAACGGGGACTCCACGGCGTCCTGTATTACCTGATGCTAAATGCGCCCTTGTTGTTTTACGTAAATG CCACATTTACTGAAGTGCCCAAAGATGTAAGTGTCGGTGAGGGAGAAGATATTGAGATGCCGTGCGCATTTCGGGCCATCGGATCTACGCCGTTCTCCTTGGAGATCCAGTGGTGGTATCTAAAGGAGGCAACCCCAAGAGAGCTTACACACGAACTGCAAATTAGTGCACCCGCGAACAGAGCAAAG GTTGCTCCCAGGGATGCTACAAAAATAAGT ACAGTCAGGGTGCAGGGCAATGCCATCTCTCACAGGCTTCACCTCTCCAACGTGCGCAAGGTGGACGAGGGAGTGTACGAGTGCCGAGTGTCGGACAACAATGCCGACGAGACTCAGGAACACAAAGCCCAGGCCACTCTGTGGGTTACTCCTCGCGATGGCATGGTGGCCGAGGAGGCCGTCTCCCACATCCAGAACAGGTGGCCCCTGAGAAACAGCAACAATGCGGCCGGGGGCCGGTCCACCTCTGTGCCGGGCCAGGGAAAGCCCCGCGTGCCCCCCCTTGCTGGCCCCGGCCCCGTCCCTGACTCCACGACAGCGGAGGCCTCTGCAGCAAAGTCGTCGGCTTCCCCCTGCCCTGGCAACGCAGCCATCCTTCGGCAGCAACATGGAGCCG GTTCCGGAGTCATCACCACAACCGACCCCCTCCTCTACATCTGCCTACTGATCCTACACAGGCTTCTCCCCCTTCTGGTGGCAAACTGA
- the LOC135242370 gene encoding ninjurin-1-like isoform X3, producing MALFTANASQMKYLVQQGPDTQFYYFLFVCLCISIGLQLIVAALLIYKASKNIEYDDPERRLSDRLHLLNNIVTGLILVITAVNIFITAFWFSSSSPSTVDPGLTDTAAATTRP from the exons ATGGCCCTCTTCACCGCCAACGCTTCGCAGATGAAATATCTAGTGCAACAGGGCCCTGACACGCAATTCTACTACTTCCTCTTTGTCTGCCTT TGCATTTCCATTGGTCTTCAGCTCATCGTGGCAGCACTGCTGATCTACAAAGCCTCAAAGAACATTGAGTACGATGATCCTGAACGCAGGCTCAGCGACAG ACTGCACCTGCTGAATAACATTGTGACTGGGCTAATCCTGGTCATCACTGCCGTCAACATCTTCATCACCGCCTTCTGGTTCTCCTCCTCATCGCCAAGCACCGTGGACCCGGGcctcacagacacagctgctgCCACCACACGGCCGTGA